Proteins encoded in a region of the Psychromicrobium lacuslunae genome:
- the pstA gene encoding phosphate ABC transporter permease PstA: MANATLTRTKSSLTRGQLPPYALWLVLVGAAVLGAALSALIGFNPVGFVIFTAIFFVIAATIVTRVVEGGRKANNKFITFLVYGAFIIAVLPLISVVWIVLQKGVPGLLDPGFLNTSMNGVTGVEDNATATGGPVLGGAYHAIIGTLLITLWATIISVPIGLLTAIYLVEYSKGGPLARAITFFVDVMTGIPSIVAGLFSVALFGVIFGPGTKTGFVAAVALSVLMIPVVVRSSEEMLKIVPNELREASYALGVRKWRTITKVVIPTAISGIASGVALAIARVIGETAPILVTAGFATSINFNAFAGWMASLPTFIYTQILNPTSPNTIGPSDQRAWAAALVLIIIVMLLNLIARLIARIFAPKTGR, from the coding sequence ATGGCCAACGCTACTTTGACCAGAACTAAGTCCTCGCTGACCCGAGGGCAACTGCCTCCCTATGCGCTCTGGCTAGTGCTCGTCGGAGCTGCTGTGCTCGGTGCCGCGCTCTCCGCGCTGATTGGTTTCAATCCGGTCGGCTTTGTCATCTTCACCGCGATCTTCTTCGTGATCGCGGCAACGATTGTGACCCGAGTGGTAGAGGGCGGCCGTAAGGCTAACAATAAATTCATTACCTTCTTGGTTTATGGTGCCTTCATTATTGCCGTGCTACCGCTTATTTCGGTGGTCTGGATTGTGCTGCAAAAAGGTGTGCCCGGCTTGCTGGATCCCGGCTTCCTCAACACCTCGATGAACGGTGTGACGGGCGTCGAGGACAATGCCACCGCGACCGGCGGCCCGGTGCTCGGTGGTGCTTATCACGCAATTATCGGCACCTTGCTGATCACGCTGTGGGCGACAATTATTTCGGTGCCGATTGGTCTGCTGACCGCTATTTATCTCGTTGAGTACTCAAAGGGCGGACCGCTGGCCCGAGCCATCACCTTCTTCGTGGACGTGATGACCGGTATCCCCTCAATTGTCGCTGGCCTGTTCTCGGTGGCGCTCTTCGGCGTGATTTTTGGCCCCGGTACCAAAACCGGTTTCGTGGCTGCCGTCGCGCTTTCAGTGCTGATGATCCCGGTGGTGGTGCGTTCCTCGGAGGAAATGCTCAAGATCGTGCCCAATGAGCTGCGCGAGGCTAGCTACGCGCTCGGGGTGCGTAAGTGGCGCACTATCACTAAGGTGGTCATCCCGACGGCGATCTCCGGCATTGCTTCTGGCGTTGCCTTGGCGATTGCCCGGGTGATTGGTGAGACCGCACCCATTCTGGTTACCGCAGGTTTCGCCACCTCGATCAACTTTAACGCTTTCGCGGGCTGGATGGCTTCACTGCCCACCTTCATTTACACCCAGATCCTCAACCCGACCTCACCGAACACGATTGGCCCCAGCGATCAGCGAGCCTGGGCTGCTG